The following proteins are co-located in the Pseudomonas fluorescens genome:
- a CDS encoding fimbria/pilus outer membrane usher protein, whose translation MSFLSSNRPARGALKLKTLSLAIAASLPVWAMADEAAETFNTTFLQGSQSPVDLQQLLSANSVLPGNYRVDLYSNEVLVGRRDIDFKRNPKNARVEACLTLDLLKQLGIDMTRLQAEGKLDPQQPQACYALAELIEDASVRYDSSRLRLLASIPQVAMQRGLRGYVDPQLWDDGVPAAFINYQLNSSRTAGDYKTRIANNLGLRNGINLGAWRLRNESNMSNGTGRSNTFTSNRTYVQHDVTAIKGQFSAGEIFSDTDLFDSVRYRGLKLASDDGMRADSERGYAPVIRGVAQTNATVEIRQNDYILYTANVAPGPFEINDIYPSGSNGDLQITVIEADGSRRVTMQAFSSLPIMVREGQIKYSVSAGTFKSNADGLASPTFISSTLAYGLTSNLSGIVGLQASDDYSALSIGAGKNTAFGAFSLDTTHSSSKARGQTTQGSSVRALYAKTFAGTDTNFTLAAYRYSTEGYRTLTDHVEDMSEDVRVRTGHSKTRTDLTINQSLGRNNALGSLYVNASDQRYWNRGGSQSLSAGYTGNWGDMSYNVGVTRTKQIVTLGEPSSDTQVNLSVSFPLGSQARAPRAFVTTSHQHGDTTTQAGLNGYVADTSDTFYSVQAGHSDTSGDSGSVNINSRTSVADVSVGYSQGQGYNAQNLNLAGSVVAHAGGINLGQTVSETFALAEVPGIAGAKISSYSGVETGYNGYAVIPTAQPYRVNWISLDTRDLGGDVEITNATQQLVPRRGAVVVARYSGSTGRRVLFELYDAQHKPLSFGASLEDANGKQLAIADPNGNALALVEQDQGTLIIKWGEQQCNATYALPPQNKALNYERQALVCTP comes from the coding sequence ATGTCTTTTCTTTCCAGCAACAGGCCCGCACGGGGCGCACTGAAGTTGAAGACGCTGTCGCTCGCGATCGCCGCCAGTTTGCCCGTGTGGGCCATGGCCGATGAGGCTGCGGAAACCTTCAACACCACCTTCCTGCAAGGCTCGCAGTCGCCGGTCGACTTGCAGCAATTGCTCTCGGCCAACAGCGTACTGCCGGGTAATTACCGGGTTGATCTGTACAGCAACGAAGTACTGGTGGGCCGGCGCGATATCGACTTCAAGCGCAACCCGAAAAACGCTCGCGTCGAGGCCTGCCTCACCCTCGACCTGCTCAAGCAGTTGGGTATCGACATGACCCGTTTGCAGGCCGAAGGCAAACTCGACCCGCAGCAGCCACAAGCCTGCTACGCCCTCGCCGAGTTGATTGAAGACGCCAGCGTGCGCTACGACAGCAGCCGCCTGCGCCTGCTCGCCAGCATTCCGCAAGTGGCCATGCAGCGCGGCCTGCGCGGTTATGTAGACCCGCAGTTGTGGGACGACGGCGTTCCCGCCGCCTTCATCAACTACCAGCTCAACAGCAGCCGCACGGCCGGTGACTATAAAACCCGCATCGCCAATAACCTCGGCTTGCGCAACGGCATCAACCTGGGTGCCTGGCGCTTGCGCAACGAATCGAACATGAGCAACGGCACCGGGCGTTCGAACACCTTCACCAGCAACCGCACCTACGTGCAGCATGACGTGACCGCGATCAAGGGCCAGTTCAGCGCCGGTGAGATCTTCTCCGACACCGACTTGTTCGACAGCGTGCGTTATCGCGGCCTGAAACTCGCCTCCGATGACGGCATGCGGGCCGACAGCGAACGCGGCTATGCACCGGTGATCCGTGGTGTGGCGCAGACCAACGCGACCGTAGAGATTCGCCAGAACGACTACATCCTCTACACCGCCAACGTTGCGCCCGGCCCGTTCGAGATCAACGACATTTACCCCAGCGGCTCCAACGGCGACTTGCAAATCACCGTGATCGAAGCCGACGGCAGCCGGCGTGTGACGATGCAGGCATTTTCCAGCTTGCCGATCATGGTGCGTGAAGGCCAGATCAAATACAGCGTCTCGGCGGGTACCTTCAAAAGCAACGCCGATGGCCTGGCGAGCCCGACGTTCATCAGCAGCACCCTGGCGTACGGCTTGACCAGCAACCTCAGCGGTATCGTCGGCCTGCAAGCCAGTGACGACTACAGCGCGCTGTCGATCGGCGCCGGCAAGAACACCGCGTTCGGCGCTTTTTCCCTGGATACCACCCACTCGTCCAGCAAAGCCCGCGGGCAAACCACCCAGGGCAGCAGCGTGCGTGCGTTGTACGCCAAGACCTTTGCCGGCACCGACACCAACTTCACCCTGGCCGCCTACCGCTACTCCACCGAGGGTTACCGCACGCTCACCGACCATGTGGAAGACATGAGCGAAGACGTGCGCGTGCGGACCGGGCATTCGAAAACCCGGACCGACCTGACCATCAACCAGAGCCTGGGACGCAACAATGCGCTCGGCAGCCTGTATGTGAATGCCAGCGACCAGCGTTACTGGAACCGCGGCGGGTCGCAGAGTTTATCCGCCGGCTACACCGGCAACTGGGGCGACATGAGCTACAACGTTGGCGTGACGCGCACCAAGCAAATCGTCACCTTGGGCGAGCCCAGCAGCGACACGCAGGTGAACCTGTCCGTCTCGTTCCCGCTGGGCAGCCAGGCCCGCGCCCCCCGAGCGTTTGTCACCACCAGCCATCAGCATGGCGACACCACGACGCAGGCGGGTCTCAACGGCTACGTCGCCGATACCAGCGACACGTTCTATTCGGTGCAGGCGGGCCACAGCGACACCAGCGGTGACTCCGGTTCGGTGAATATCAACAGCCGCACCTCGGTGGCGGATGTCAGCGTCGGCTACAGCCAGGGCCAGGGCTACAACGCGCAGAACCTCAACCTTGCGGGTTCCGTGGTGGCCCATGCGGGCGGCATCAACCTGGGACAAACCGTCAGTGAGACCTTCGCACTGGCCGAGGTGCCGGGCATCGCCGGGGCGAAGATCAGCAGCTACAGCGGCGTCGAAACCGGCTACAACGGCTATGCGGTAATCCCCACGGCCCAACCTTATCGGGTCAACTGGATCAGCCTCGACACCCGCGACCTGGGCGGCGATGTGGAAATCACCAATGCCACCCAGCAACTGGTACCGCGCCGTGGCGCCGTCGTGGTGGCGCGTTACAGTGGCAGTACCGGACGCCGCGTGTTGTTTGAGTTGTACGACGCACAGCATAAACCGCTGTCGTTCGGGGCTTCGCTGGAGGACGCCAATGGCAAGCAACTGGCGATCGCGGATCCGAACGGGAATGCGCTGGCATTGGTGGAACAGGATCAGGGCACGTTGATCATCAAGTGGGGCGAGCAGCAATGCAACGCAACCTATGCGTTACCGCCGCAGAACAAAGCGTTGAACTATGAGCGTCAGGCACTGGTGTGTACGCCTTGA
- a CDS encoding ABC transporter substrate-binding protein, translated as MFINTARVALLTLAVSAAHTAFAATRPVDLSPDRARIHVPRNEAAIAQIPPGFKFAQPGKFTVAVSGVAGPPLALLASDDKTTIGSEADTAQLVADSLGLQLNVVQTSWEDWPLGVSSGKYDAVISNVTVTEARKKRFDFATYRQDVLGFYVKSTSKITEIKQASDIAGLKIIVGSGTNQEKVLLAWNEANEKAGIKPALLQYFDDQAAAQLAVQSGRSDALFGPNSVYAYSAAITGGIKRVGTVNGGWPLKADIAVTTRKDNGLVQPIHTALEGAIAGGQYEQVLQRWGLEVERVDTSLINPPGLPD; from the coding sequence ATGTTCATCAATACCGCCCGTGTGGCTTTGCTGACGCTTGCTGTCAGTGCCGCGCATACGGCTTTCGCCGCCACGCGACCCGTCGACCTCAGCCCTGACCGCGCACGCATTCATGTGCCACGCAACGAGGCGGCCATCGCGCAAATCCCGCCGGGCTTCAAGTTCGCCCAACCGGGCAAATTCACGGTGGCGGTGTCCGGCGTGGCCGGGCCACCGCTGGCACTGCTGGCCAGTGACGACAAGACCACCATCGGCAGCGAGGCCGACACCGCGCAACTGGTGGCCGACAGCCTCGGCCTGCAACTCAACGTGGTGCAGACCAGTTGGGAGGATTGGCCGCTGGGCGTCAGCTCGGGCAAATACGATGCGGTGATCAGTAACGTCACCGTGACCGAGGCGCGCAAGAAGCGCTTTGACTTCGCCACCTATCGCCAGGATGTGCTCGGCTTTTACGTCAAGAGCACCAGCAAAATCACCGAGATCAAACAGGCTTCGGACATTGCCGGGTTGAAGATCATCGTCGGCTCGGGCACCAACCAGGAAAAGGTTCTGCTGGCATGGAACGAGGCCAACGAAAAGGCCGGCATCAAGCCTGCGTTGTTGCAGTACTTCGACGATCAGGCTGCCGCGCAATTGGCGGTGCAGTCGGGGCGCAGCGATGCGCTGTTCGGGCCTAACTCGGTGTACGCCTATTCGGCGGCGATTACAGGCGGCATCAAGCGTGTCGGTACGGTCAACGGTGGTTGGCCATTGAAGGCGGATATCGCGGTGACCACGCGCAAGGACAACGGCCTGGTCCAGCCTATTCATACCGCCCTGGAGGGCGCGATTGCCGGTGGCCAATACGAACAGGTGCTGCAGCGTTGGGGCCTGGAGGTGGAGCGCGTCGACACGTCGCTGATCAACCCGCCGGGCTTGCCGGACTAG
- a CDS encoding amino acid ABC transporter permease gives MPIVAKTYDLIDEVTDYPVRQRRVSTPIKALQVVPARHPWRWAGSIFAALVLLAIVHSLATNPRWEWAVFGQWFFSPSVLRGLGQTLLLTLLSTVFSIILGTALALARLSGSPLLAALAWGYIWFFRSMPALLVLIILYNFAYLYDHIVLGVPFTAVVFAEWSTVDVLSQFTVAVLGLSLMQAAYAAEIIRGGLIGVDAGQHEAAAALGLPASRRIFRIILPQALRSILPSGFNEIIGLVKGTSIVYVLALPELFYTVQVIYNRTQAVIPLLIVATVWYLIITTVLTSAQYYVERYFARGTARVLPPTPLQRIGRWLKEKTHG, from the coding sequence ATGCCCATTGTCGCCAAAACCTATGACCTGATCGATGAGGTCACCGACTACCCGGTTCGCCAGCGCCGTGTCTCCACGCCGATCAAGGCACTGCAGGTGGTCCCGGCCCGGCACCCCTGGCGCTGGGCGGGTTCGATCTTCGCCGCGCTGGTGTTGCTCGCCATCGTGCATTCCCTGGCCACCAACCCGCGTTGGGAATGGGCGGTGTTCGGTCAATGGTTCTTCTCGCCGTCGGTGCTGCGCGGCCTCGGCCAGACGCTGTTGCTGACGCTGCTCAGCACGGTGTTCAGCATCATCCTTGGCACTGCGCTGGCCCTGGCGCGGCTGTCCGGCTCGCCGCTGCTGGCGGCATTGGCGTGGGGCTATATCTGGTTTTTCCGCTCGATGCCGGCGCTGTTGGTGCTGATCATCCTGTACAACTTCGCCTACCTGTATGACCACATCGTGCTCGGCGTGCCGTTCACCGCTGTGGTGTTCGCCGAATGGTCGACGGTGGATGTGCTCAGCCAATTCACCGTGGCGGTGCTGGGCTTGAGCCTGATGCAAGCGGCGTATGCGGCGGAGATTATTCGCGGTGGCCTGATCGGCGTCGACGCCGGCCAGCATGAAGCCGCGGCGGCATTGGGGCTGCCGGCCTCGCGCCGGATCTTCCGCATCATCTTGCCCCAGGCCTTGCGCTCGATCCTGCCCTCGGGTTTCAACGAAATCATCGGCCTGGTCAAGGGCACGTCCATCGTCTACGTACTCGCGTTGCCGGAGCTGTTCTACACCGTGCAGGTTATCTACAACCGCACCCAGGCGGTCATTCCGTTGCTGATCGTCGCCACCGTCTGGTACCTGATCATCACCACCGTGCTGACCAGCGCCCAGTACTACGTCGAGCGCTATTTCGCCCGAGGCACTGCGCGCGTGCTGCCGCCGACACCGCTGCAACGCATAGGCCGCTGGCTCAAGGAGAAAACCCATGGGTGA
- the fecE gene encoding Fe(3+) dicitrate ABC transporter ATP-binding protein FecE, giving the protein MSILQARQLDIGYGATRIVQGLSFTPPAGRVTALIGPNGCGKSTLLKAFARILKPTQGELSLDGQAYASLSARQLARQIAFLPQVLPVPEGVSVRQLVAYGRSPHNSLWGRLSGNDQAHVSQAMQRLELDSLADRALADLSGGQRQRAWLAMVLAQNAPVVLLDEPTTYLDISHQVELLDLMGELAAEGKTVITVLHDINQACRYADHLAVMHGGKLVADGAPAQVISAELMRQVFDVHVQVMQEPLAGTPMCLVEKSTRARA; this is encoded by the coding sequence ATGAGTATTCTTCAGGCACGACAGCTCGACATTGGCTACGGTGCAACGCGAATCGTGCAGGGGTTGTCGTTCACACCGCCAGCGGGTCGCGTCACCGCGTTGATCGGCCCCAATGGCTGCGGCAAGTCCACCTTGCTCAAGGCGTTTGCGCGCATCCTTAAACCCACCCAAGGCGAATTGAGCCTTGATGGCCAAGCCTACGCCAGCCTGTCCGCGCGCCAGTTGGCACGGCAAATTGCGTTTTTGCCCCAGGTGCTGCCGGTGCCGGAGGGTGTCAGCGTGCGCCAGTTGGTCGCTTATGGTCGCAGCCCGCACAACTCGCTGTGGGGGCGCCTGAGCGGCAACGATCAAGCCCATGTGAGCCAAGCCATGCAACGCCTGGAACTGGACAGCCTGGCCGACCGCGCGCTGGCGGATTTGTCCGGCGGCCAGCGCCAGCGCGCCTGGCTGGCCATGGTGTTGGCGCAAAATGCGCCGGTGGTGCTGCTTGACGAGCCCACCACCTACCTCGACATCAGCCATCAGGTCGAGCTGCTCGACTTGATGGGCGAACTGGCCGCCGAAGGCAAAACCGTTATCACCGTACTGCATGACATCAACCAGGCCTGCCGCTATGCCGATCATCTGGCGGTGATGCACGGCGGCAAGCTGGTTGCCGATGGCGCGCCTGCCCAGGTGATCAGTGCCGAACTGATGCGCCAGGTGTTCGATGTGCACGTGCAGGTCATGCAGGAGCCGCTGGCCGGTACGCCTATGTGCCTGGTGGAAAAAAGCACCCGTGCCCGTGCCTGA
- a CDS encoding TonB-dependent receptor plug domain-containing protein: MKHVLQPTTALALALLAGAAQAQDDSTLSTVVVTGNRGAEQRTVTSSPVPIDVVSAKQLQNTGKPGLMESLSAVIPSLTLPEKTGWDASGIARAPNLRGLSAAEVLVLVNGKRRHTSATLNINGINTGAAPADLDLIPISAIDHVEVLRDGAAAQYGSDAIAGVINVILKADTSGTAVTHIGQGYDGKKQTVQQSLNKGFEIGDGGIVQLALDARSQNDDNKASANGYTYEQAYNQAGRATYGGYGTPKTNLLTLGYNAELPIDDGLSLYSFTTYSRRNAEQGQNYRLPTITNTITTGPNGYPAGYTPTWFIDEDDFQAAVGGKGSVGGWDWDVSTTYGRNEAEQGTTHNQNPSLGEYTPNSFTSGTWISTELTTNVDFKRGFDVGLQKPLDLSYGFEHRRDTYEVQAGDYASYANGGYCVAPGNCASSGAQVTNGISPDEATSASRNSLASYVDVGFNPLPDWYVGTALRYEHYNEGVGATRSGKLTTRYDFTPQFAVRATVSNGFRAPSLANNLFSARSTTYGVVDGVYQSINYGVLPVGSAAAKALGAQELKPERSTNFSLGFTLTPTDRLNFTADAYVINLRDRITLTGTLLGPQVTQVLQNNGINSTSGGQYFINGADTRTKGVDLVSNYNQDIGQYGSLKWTAAFNWNQTRILNYKASTTILGTAYDLMDRQARNLITGVQPSTKLILGGDWSLDRFNLNLALTRYGTYKEVNVSADRSLDRLYSAKWITDLDLGYNLTKALNIAVGAKNLFDLYPKKQGVPSSTMLASYGTYSPYGFTGGYYYTRLTYAF; this comes from the coding sequence ATGAAGCACGTTTTACAACCCACCACCGCACTGGCGCTGGCCCTGTTGGCCGGCGCCGCACAGGCCCAGGACGACAGCACCCTGTCCACCGTGGTGGTCACCGGCAACCGGGGCGCCGAACAGCGCACCGTCACCAGCAGCCCGGTGCCGATCGATGTGGTCAGCGCCAAGCAACTGCAAAACACCGGCAAGCCCGGCTTGATGGAATCCTTGAGCGCGGTCATCCCGTCGCTGACCCTGCCGGAAAAAACTGGCTGGGATGCCAGCGGCATTGCCCGCGCACCCAACCTGCGCGGGCTGAGCGCCGCCGAAGTGCTGGTGCTGGTCAATGGCAAACGTCGCCACACCAGTGCCACCCTGAACATCAACGGCATCAACACCGGCGCGGCGCCGGCAGATCTCGACTTGATTCCCATCAGCGCCATCGACCATGTGGAAGTGCTGCGCGACGGTGCCGCAGCCCAATACGGTTCGGATGCGATCGCCGGGGTGATCAATGTGATCCTCAAGGCCGACACCAGTGGCACCGCCGTGACCCATATCGGGCAGGGTTACGACGGCAAGAAACAGACCGTGCAACAGAGCCTCAACAAGGGGTTTGAAATCGGCGACGGCGGCATCGTGCAGTTGGCCCTGGATGCACGCAGCCAGAATGACGACAACAAGGCCAGCGCCAACGGCTACACCTATGAGCAAGCCTACAACCAGGCCGGCAGGGCCACCTATGGCGGTTACGGTACGCCCAAGACCAACCTGCTGACCTTGGGCTACAACGCCGAGCTGCCGATCGATGACGGTCTCAGCCTGTATTCCTTCACCACGTACTCACGACGCAACGCCGAGCAGGGGCAGAACTACCGCCTGCCCACCATCACCAACACCATTACGACCGGACCGAACGGCTACCCGGCCGGTTATACGCCGACCTGGTTCATCGACGAGGATGATTTCCAGGCCGCAGTCGGCGGCAAAGGCAGCGTCGGCGGGTGGGACTGGGACGTGTCCACCACCTACGGGCGCAACGAAGCGGAGCAGGGCACCACCCACAACCAGAACCCGTCGCTGGGTGAGTACACGCCAAACAGTTTCACCTCCGGCACCTGGATTTCCACCGAGCTGACCACCAACGTCGACTTCAAGCGCGGCTTCGACGTCGGCCTGCAAAAACCGTTGGACCTGTCCTACGGCTTCGAGCATCGACGCGACACCTATGAGGTGCAGGCCGGTGACTATGCGTCTTATGCCAACGGCGGTTATTGCGTGGCACCGGGCAACTGCGCGTCATCCGGGGCCCAGGTCACCAACGGTATTTCACCGGACGAAGCCACCAGCGCCTCGCGCAACAGCCTGGCCAGCTATGTCGATGTGGGTTTCAACCCGCTGCCGGACTGGTACGTGGGCACCGCCTTGCGTTATGAGCATTACAACGAAGGCGTGGGCGCCACCCGCAGCGGCAAGCTGACCACGCGCTACGATTTCACCCCGCAATTTGCCGTGCGCGCCACGGTCAGCAATGGCTTTCGCGCGCCTTCCCTGGCCAACAACCTGTTCAGTGCGCGCTCCACCACTTATGGCGTGGTCGACGGGGTCTACCAGTCGATCAACTACGGTGTGCTGCCGGTGGGTTCGGCGGCGGCCAAGGCCCTCGGCGCTCAAGAGCTGAAACCCGAGCGCTCGACCAATTTCAGCCTGGGTTTCACCCTCACGCCCACCGACCGTTTGAACTTCACCGCCGACGCCTATGTGATCAACCTGCGCGACCGCATCACCCTGACCGGTACCTTGCTCGGGCCGCAAGTCACCCAGGTGCTGCAGAACAACGGCATTAACTCAACCTCCGGCGGCCAGTACTTCATCAACGGCGCCGACACCCGCACCAAAGGCGTGGATCTGGTCAGCAACTACAACCAGGACATTGGCCAGTACGGCTCTTTGAAGTGGACGGCGGCGTTCAATTGGAACCAGACCCGGATCCTCAACTACAAGGCGTCCACCACCATCCTGGGCACCGCCTATGACCTGATGGATCGCCAGGCGCGCAATCTGATCACCGGCGTCCAGCCCAGCACCAAGCTGATTCTCGGCGGCGACTGGAGCCTCGACCGCTTCAACCTCAACCTGGCCCTGACACGCTATGGCACCTACAAGGAAGTCAACGTCTCCGCCGACCGCAGCCTGGACCGACTCTACAGCGCCAAATGGATCACCGACCTCGACCTTGGCTACAACCTCACCAAAGCCCTGAACATCGCGGTCGGCGCCAAGAACCTGTTCGACCTCTACCCCAAGAAACAAGGCGTGCCGAGCAGCACCATGCTCGCCAGCTACGGCACCTATTCGCCCTACGGTTTTACCGGCGGGTACTACTACACCCGGCTGACTTATGCCTTCTAA
- a CDS encoding amino acid ABC transporter ATP-binding protein, whose protein sequence is MGEARAGRIQIQGVGKRFGNQQVLKDIDLTIDPGKVTVILGPSGSGKSTLLRTINHLEKIDSGHITIDGEYVGYRRKGDLLYELKEREILKRRIDVGFVFQNFNLFPHLTAWQNIAEAPLAHKRWRKAEAQAKASALLAKVGLADKLDAYPRQLSGGQQQRVAIARALALDPKVLLFDEPTSALDPELVGEVLDVIKGLTQLGVTLVIVTHEIGFAREVADHVVFLCDGQLIEEGPPEQVFRQPRHPRTVAFLGKVL, encoded by the coding sequence ATGGGTGAAGCACGTGCCGGGCGCATCCAGATCCAGGGCGTGGGTAAGCGCTTTGGCAACCAGCAGGTGTTGAAAGACATCGACCTGACCATCGACCCGGGCAAGGTCACGGTGATTCTCGGCCCCTCCGGCTCGGGCAAATCCACCTTGCTGCGCACCATCAACCACCTGGAGAAAATCGACAGCGGGCATATCACCATCGACGGTGAATACGTCGGCTACCGCCGCAAGGGCGACCTGCTCTACGAGCTCAAGGAACGCGAGATTCTCAAGCGGCGTATCGACGTCGGTTTCGTGTTCCAGAACTTCAACCTGTTCCCGCACCTCACCGCCTGGCAAAACATCGCCGAAGCGCCGCTGGCGCACAAGCGTTGGCGCAAGGCCGAGGCTCAAGCCAAGGCGTCCGCACTGCTGGCCAAGGTCGGCCTGGCGGACAAGCTCGATGCCTACCCGCGCCAGCTGTCCGGCGGCCAGCAACAACGTGTGGCCATCGCGCGTGCCCTGGCGCTGGACCCCAAGGTGTTGCTGTTCGATGAGCCTACTTCGGCCCTCGACCCGGAGCTGGTGGGCGAGGTGCTCGACGTGATCAAGGGCCTGACCCAATTGGGCGTGACCCTGGTGATCGTCACCCACGAGATCGGGTTTGCCCGCGAGGTAGCCGACCACGTGGTGTTTCTTTGCGACGGCCAACTGATCGAAGAGGGCCCGCCCGAACAGGTTTTTCGCCAACCCCGACATCCCCGCACCGTGGCCTTTCTCGGCAAGGTGCTTTAG
- a CDS encoding RidA family protein: MSDSIQRTRVGDFPISQTVTVPASASLVFVSGTLPDVADPNAPTGTPAAYGNTEVQTVSVFNKLRKILREQDLDLGDIVQLRVFLVGAEETAGKLDFTGLQRGYTQFFGTPEQPNKPARTALQVVALPLPGALVEVEAIAARTT, translated from the coding sequence ATGAGCGACAGCATTCAACGCACCCGTGTCGGTGATTTCCCGATTTCGCAAACGGTCACTGTGCCGGCTTCCGCCAGTCTGGTCTTTGTCAGTGGCACCTTGCCGGACGTGGCTGACCCGAACGCACCGACCGGCACGCCGGCGGCCTATGGCAATACCGAAGTGCAGACGGTGTCGGTGTTCAACAAGCTGCGCAAGATCCTTCGTGAGCAAGACCTGGACCTGGGCGATATCGTGCAGTTGCGGGTCTTCCTGGTGGGCGCTGAAGAAACCGCCGGCAAGCTCGACTTCACTGGCTTGCAGCGTGGTTATACGCAATTCTTTGGCACGCCCGAGCAGCCGAACAAACCGGCGCGTACCGCGTTGCAAGTGGTGGCGTTGCCATTGCCGGGGGCGTTGGTCGAAGTCGAAGCCATCGCTGCCCGCACCACGTGA
- a CDS encoding flavin monoamine oxidase family protein: MGLTRREALSSIAAVGGEKAVKDALAVLGLGPSSHRRPQPLKLKDGLGQGTRVLVLGAGIAGLVTALELTRAGFSVQVLEARDRVGGRTWTLRQGDRVDYKDGRTQTVAFDPGLYFNAGPARIPSQHRTILDYCSELAVPLEVLVNSSHGAQVRPDLQQPAFTVGQAINDARGHLSGLLANAVQRDALDDVLSGEERTRLLAFLQVYGDLSQELAYEGSLRAGHLDSPAHPGALPASRSPLALERLLHPELWGALLHTEFPEFSATMFQPVGGMDRITDAFYQRVSEHVQLGAQVRQIRQLEDGVAVTYHDQHSVCEQVVRADYLISTLPLPLLARLDTDFSEPVKAALLSTRSDQATKVAWQSPRFWETDYRTYGGLSWIEHPARLLWYPSNDLNTREGVLVAGYVTGEGADVFGAQAFAQQYATSKEAVELLHPGYSRYLRNPLAVSWEQIPYSEGPWLQREHFPADASRLLEQAHGRVYFAGDGLVQSGVGIWQESAANSARFVVAQLAERVTQQRHIAAVAAS, translated from the coding sequence ATGGGACTGACACGACGTGAAGCGTTGTCGAGCATCGCCGCGGTCGGCGGCGAGAAGGCTGTCAAGGATGCACTGGCGGTATTGGGTTTGGGCCCCTCGTCACATCGGCGGCCGCAACCGCTGAAACTCAAGGACGGTCTGGGGCAAGGCACTCGCGTGCTGGTGTTGGGCGCCGGGATCGCCGGGTTGGTCACCGCCCTGGAGCTGACCCGCGCCGGGTTCAGCGTGCAAGTGCTGGAAGCCCGTGACCGCGTCGGCGGGCGCACCTGGACCCTGCGCCAGGGTGATCGCGTGGACTACAAGGACGGCCGCACGCAAACCGTGGCGTTTGACCCAGGCCTGTATTTCAACGCCGGCCCGGCACGCATCCCCAGCCAGCACCGCACGATTCTCGATTATTGCAGCGAGTTGGCTGTGCCGCTGGAGGTGTTGGTCAATAGCAGCCATGGCGCCCAGGTGCGCCCGGATCTGCAACAGCCGGCGTTCACCGTCGGCCAGGCGATCAACGATGCGCGTGGGCACCTCTCCGGTTTGCTGGCCAACGCCGTGCAGCGCGATGCACTCGATGATGTGTTGAGCGGCGAAGAACGCACGCGCTTGCTGGCCTTCTTGCAGGTCTACGGCGACTTGTCGCAAGAACTTGCCTATGAGGGCAGCCTGCGCGCCGGTCATCTGGATTCGCCTGCACACCCCGGCGCATTGCCCGCCAGCCGCAGCCCGCTGGCGCTGGAGCGCTTGCTGCATCCCGAGCTGTGGGGTGCCTTGCTGCACACCGAATTCCCCGAGTTCTCGGCAACCATGTTCCAACCGGTCGGCGGCATGGACCGCATCACCGACGCCTTCTACCAGCGCGTCAGCGAGCACGTGCAGTTGGGCGCTCAAGTCCGGCAGATCCGTCAGTTGGAAGATGGCGTGGCGGTGACTTACCACGACCAGCACAGCGTTTGCGAACAAGTGGTGCGCGCCGATTATTTGATCTCGACATTACCGCTGCCGCTGCTGGCCAGACTCGACACCGACTTCAGCGAGCCGGTCAAAGCCGCGTTGCTCAGCACCCGCAGCGACCAGGCGACCAAAGTCGCGTGGCAGTCCCCACGCTTCTGGGAGACCGACTACCGCACCTACGGTGGCCTGTCGTGGATAGAGCACCCGGCGCGCCTGCTGTGGTACCCGAGCAATGACCTCAACACCCGCGAAGGTGTGTTGGTGGCCGGTTACGTCACCGGCGAGGGTGCCGACGTGTTTGGCGCGCAAGCGTTCGCCCAGCAATACGCCACCTCCAAGGAGGCCGTTGAACTGCTGCATCCGGGTTACTCACGCTACCTGCGTAACCCGCTGGCGGTGTCCTGGGAACAGATTCCCTACAGCGAAGGCCCCTGGCTGCAACGCGAACACTTTCCGGCCGACGCGAGCCGCCTGCTGGAACAGGCCCATGGCCGTGTGTACTTCGCCGGTGACGGGTTGGTGCAAAGCGGCGTGGGCATCTGGCAGGAATCAGCGGCCAACTCGGCCCGCTTTGTGGTCGCTCAACTGGCTGAGCGGGTTACCCAACAACGACACATTGCGGCCGTGGCCGCGTCTTGA